In Nitrospirota bacterium, the genomic window TGCCCTCTACGATCATCTTCATGGCAAGAAGGTCTTCGCTTAGAGGTGCTTCGGCCCGGACCTCTCCCGTCCCGGGCTTCTGCCAGACGAGCACAAGCTCTTCGCCTAGTTTGGGCGAGGGCTCGTCGCTGCCATGGATCAATAGAAAGGGAAGGTTCCTCCAGTCAAGAGTGAGCAGACGCACCGTGGGGTTAATGGCAAGCTCCTCAACTGAGGTGGGGACCTGCCTCTCTTGAGCCTCGCTTAAAGCCAGTTCAAGGCGAGCGAGCTCCGCGACGTATCCTGCGAGCCCGAGGGGCTCTGCGAGGGTTTCGAGCTTCTCAGGGAACGTCTCCACGTCTTGATTGTCAGCGCACGCGGCAAGCACACGCTCCCAGGCATCGGGCCCCAGCGCGGCCCGGCATCTAGGGTAGCCCATCTCAAGCTTATGGTTGGAGGTTATATGCATGCTCCTCTCCTTCTTCCACATCCTGGGGCGGAAAATTTGAACATGCTTCCATTCCCATTTCTTGCTTCATGTTACTTATAGTGCTGCCAGCACTATACGCTTTAGCCGCTTCAACTGCCGCCAGGCTTCTTGTCCTTCTCTTCTTCGACGCCACCTGTCCCTTTTTCCTTATCCGTTCGACCACTTTCGGTAGCGTTCTTGATGTCTTTTCCACCAGGGTAGCCCGGAGCAGCCATTTCTTCTTTCTCGGTGCCACCTGCACCTTTGTCTCCCGTTCAGCCCGTCGTGCCCGCATGAGCATTGCCTGCGAGCCCCGCTCCGGAGAGCAAGCCGACGATGCTGAAGCTCGCAAGGAGTTTCCTGAGATCCTCCCTGTTCATGCTCACCTCCTCGACAAAGATTGATAAGACGCATATTTTCCCGCCCCAGGACAGGAAAGTGGAAAACTTCTATCGCCTATCCTTCTTCGAAAATAACACGATACAAACTACCCAGCAAGCTTTCTTAATGCATTCACTATCAGATGTCTTTCAATAGACCCATCTCGACTTTCGTTACCCCCCTTCAAGCCTCATCATCACTTAACAATGCCTGCCCTCGCGTCTAACAAGAAGAATCCTGCACAACTGGATGCGCTTGGACCCATATCGTTGCCGATCGAATGTGCGGGGACTTTATTAATTCAGTTTAGTTGTGACTCATCACAAAAGTGTCACGAAAAAATAATGATTTAATCACAAAATAACAAATGCGAACTGATGACTCCCAAGTAGATGCAGGAGAGCGTCATAACCGAGGTACTACTGTCCCATCAGGCAGACCTATGGCAAGAGATGAAGGAAGACGAGGCGGAGGCGGGGGAACCGTCATATGAAACCCTGAAATGCTATAAGGGCAACGTGAAGAATTTTTTCAAACCATACTTGGGAAAACTGAATGTTCGAGAAGTCCGTTACGAGGACTTAGAGCGGTTCAAGGATGACCTTCGGCACGTGAAGGGCATTAAGACCCGGAGGAACATATTGAATGCTCTCCATGCCCTTTTCGTCTGGATGAGGCGCAGGGGGACAATAGGCGAGCTGCCGCTCTTTCCCACAATCGAAGGAGACAATTCCGAGGAACGGACAGCCTTGGACTGCGAGGCTCAGGCCCAGGCTTTAAAACTGACTCCTGAGGAGCATAGGGATCCCTTGGAATTTGGTATAGAAACCGGCCTGAGGGGCGGCGAGATTTGCGCTCTGAAGGTTGTCGATATAGACATGATAAACAAGCAGGTCCTCGTCAGACGAACCTTGAGCGGTTCCCGGATTAGAGAGACCACCAAAGGAAAGAGCAAGAAATGGATACCTCTTTCAGACTGGGGCCTTCGAGATAGTGGTCAAGAACACTAAGGGCAAGCTGCCGGCCGCCTTCGTGTTTATAAACCCCGAGACGAAGCGGCACTATACTACGAAGAAGTTGAACCAAATGTGGCGGACATACTCCGGCACTGAGTGCGATTATTACAGCGCCTCACGGCACAGTTTCTGTACTCAGATTGCCTTCTCGGGAGCGAACCAGTTTGACGCTCAAGACCTCATGAGGCATGCAGATGTGCGGACAACTCGAAAGGTGCTACCATCCCACATCTGACCGTCTCAGGGGCATAGTAAACAGCCGGAAAAAGGTCATTGCCCGGCCATTGCCCGACTCAAAAGAGGCTAAGTAATTGATTTTTATGCATAAAGATGGTGGAGGCGGCGGGAATCGAACCCGCGTCCGAAGGCACTACATCCTGACCTCTACATGCTTATCCGGCCTATTTGAGTCTCGGACGGCGGCATGCCGGCTGGCAGGCCTTCCGCCGTCCCATCCCCCTTGTTCTCACACCGCGGCCGGGAGAGCCTCCGCGATGCCAGTCCGCTGGTCGACGCCGGTGCCGGAGCGCGGACGACCCGCGGCGCGGCGCGCTACTTGTTGTTAAGCAGCGAGTGCCAGTTCGTCGTTGGCGTTTGTGTTTGGTTCCGCCTTTTTACGTGGTGACGGAGCCACGGCATGCAGCCAGGGGTTCGCTACCCCCGTCGAAACCTGTCGCCCCCTTCGGTGACTATCGGCTTCTGGCTTTCATGGCCCGCTCGATTTCCCTGCGAGCCTCTTTTTCCTTGATGGTCTCCCGTTTTTCAAAGAGCTTCTTCCCCCTGGCCAGGCCCACCTGCACCTTGGCATAGGGCCCCTTGAAATATATCTTCAGGGGCACCAGGCTGTAGCCCTTCTGGGCCACCTTGCCGGCCAGGCGCTCCAGCTCGGCCCCGTGCAGGAGGAGCTTCCGCGTGCGCGTGGGCTCATGATTCGTGATGTTGCCGTGGCTGTAAGGGCTGATGTGGCAATTTATGAGCCATGCTTCTCCGCCCTTTATTGCTACATAGCTGTCCCTCAGATTCGCCCGGCCCTCGCGCAGGGACTTTACTTCCGTTCCTAAAAGAGCAATGCCGGCCTCCACCGTGTCTTCGATGTGGTAGTCGTGATAGGCCTTCTTATTGGTGGCGACCGTCTTCATCTATTATTTTATCACATCTTCTCAAGGATTGCCCGGAACGGACGGGAGATTTGCCCTTATATCTCAAGGGCTTATGTCAGGGGAGAGGCAGGGCGAGGCCTGTCGCCCCGGACGGAGGCCCAGGGACGACGGGTCCCAGGGCGCGCACCTCGTAGAGGGTCCCCCGGGGGGGTGAGCTCTCGTCCCGGAAGGCGGGCGTCCGCGTGGCCCCCACCCGGAAGAAAGGCTTGCCGGGGAGCGCCCGGTAGACGCTGTAGCCGCTGACCCAGCTCTCCGGGCTCTCCTTCCAATACACAAGGACCCCCGTTTCCGTGCCCACCGCCTCCACGCCCTTCGGGGGCGCGGGGACGTAGTCCTCGGGCCTCACGGCCACCTCGGAGGAAGGAGCCCCCTCGTAGAGCACGGCACCGGAGCGGACGAACGCCCGGAGCACGTAGAAAACGGGCTCTTCCGTACGGGGGGGCACCTTGACGGACGATTCCCCGCGGGAGACCTCAAGCAAGGGAGGGAGCCGGTAGGCACCGCTTGTCCCGCTTTCGTAAAGGCGGAACCCCCGGGCCTCCCCGGCGTAGCTCCAGGAGAGCAGGACGGCGTCATCCAGTATCTGGAAGCCGAAATCCGCGGGCGGCCGAAGCACGGGAGCAGGCCCCACCGTGACGGGCCCGGCGTAAGGGCTCAAAAGGCCGTTTTCCCCCCGTGCGGCCACGCGGTAGAGGCAGGCGCCCGGGGTCCGCGCGCGGTCTTCGTAAAACCTGTCCTTTGTAACCGCTATTTCCTTCCAGTGTCCACTCTCCCGGGCCCGCTCGACTACAAACTCCTCGAGACCGGAAGAGCCGGGGTATTCCCACCGAAGGAGGGTGCTCTCCTCCCGGTGAAGTGCGGTGAGGTTGGCGGGAGGCGGCGGAGCCTGGGGCTCCACCCACCGGGGGGGCTTCTTCCGGCCGCACGCGGCGGGAAGCACTAAAGCCAGGACGAGAAACAGAAGGAGTGCGCGCCGGGCCGTCACCGCCTGAGAGCGGCCCTCAGGGCGCGTATCTGCCGCTTCACCTCCCGGGGGGCGGTGCCTCCCAGGGAGCGGCGCGCGTTGACCGAGCTTTCCACCGTAAGGAGGGGAAGGACGTCCTCCTCGAGAAGGCCGGAGAACCTGCGGAGCTCCGCGGGGCCGAGCTCCCGGAGCTCCTTGCCCCGGGAGATGCACTGGGCCACCAGCCGACCGGCGACCTCGTGGGCCTCGCGGAAGGGAAGCCCTTTTCTCACCAGGTACTCGGCAAGGTCGGTTGCCGTGGCGAAGGAGCGGGCGGCCGCCTCGTACATGCGGGAGGCGTCGAAACG contains:
- the sbtA gene encoding SbtA family thio(seleno)oxazole RiPP natural product precursor, with product MNREDLRKLLASFSIVGLLSGAGLAGNAHAGTTG
- the smpB gene encoding SsrA-binding protein SmpB; this encodes MKTVATNKKAYHDYHIEDTVEAGIALLGTEVKSLREGRANLRDSYVAIKGGEAWLINCHISPYSHGNITNHEPTRTRKLLLHGAELERLAGKVAQKGYSLVPLKIYFKGPYAKVQVGLARGKKLFEKRETIKEKEARREIERAMKARSR